CCGTCGCCGCCGAGCAGGCCCGCCAGGCGGCCCGGCAGGTCGCCATGCGGTGGCTGCTGGCGTGCTGTCACCGGGCCCGGGGTCAGGGGCGCCGGAGGGCCGGTGACCTGGCCGGCGCCCTCGGCGACCTGGCGAGGGCGCACACGGTGCTGACGGATGCCGGGCAGCCGGCGCTCGCCCGCGAGGTCGGGGTGGAGCTGGCGGAGGTCTACCACGCGCTGGGCCAGCCGGCGCGGGCCGAGGCCCTGTTGCGCGACGCCGTCGACCGCGGCGGCGACCCGTCGGTGGCGGCCCGCGCCGACCGGGTACGTGGCCTGCTGCGCGACGACGACGGCGACCGGGCCGGTGCGGAGCGGTACCTGCGGGCGGCGCTCGCCGGCTACCGGGCGGCCGGGCGGCGCCGGGAGTTGGCGGCGGTGGCATTGCTGCTGGCGGACCTGTTGGAGGGGTGGGGCCGCCCCGGAGACGCGATCGACCTGCTCCGCGAGGGGCTGCACCAGGTGGAGCAGCTCGGTGAGCGGGTCGCCGTGCTCCGCGCCACGGCCTGAGCCCTCGGCGACGGGAACGCCGCCGAGGGCCCTTCGGGCGGGCCGTCGGGCCGGCCCGCCTGCGGACCGGGTCACCCGCCCGTTCGCCATCCCGTCGGCGGACGGGCGACCGCTCCACGGTCGTGCGTCAGTCCCGGGCCCAGAGCGCCGGCGCGTTCGGCGGCTCCCAGCCGGGCTGGGCGGTGTGCGCCTGCAGGCAGCGGTAACCGCCCCCGCCGTAGGTGACCCGGGCGCCGGCCGGGTACGCGGTGCCGGCCGCCCAGGTACCGCCGGGTGCGGTGCCGGTCGGCGTGGGTGTGGGACCGGAGGTCACGTTGAGGACGAAGTCGAAGCTCGCCTCCCGGCCGCCGTTCGCCGTGCGTACCGTCATCAGCAGCGCGGGGTCGAAGAGCGTGTCCGTGCTGTTGCGGGGCTCGCCGGGGAAGTACAGCTGGGTGGTGAGCACCGGCCGGTTCGGCGCCTGCGCCTTGACGTGGATGTGCCGCGTCCGTCCGGGATAGAGGCCCGGCACGATCGTGCTGAGCCGGTACGCGCCCGACGCGTCGGTGAACTGGTGGCCGCGCAGCCGGTAGCCGATGTTGTCGTAGCCGCCGTTGGTGTCGGCCTGCCAGAAGTCCAGCAGCACGTCGGGGAGCGGCCGGCAGTCCAGCCCGAAGACGTGGCCGGTGACCGTGAGTCGGGTGCCGACCGTGCCGGCCTCGACCAGCGAGGATCGGCGCGGTGAGTTCGGCTTGAAGTAGGGGCCCTCCATCTGCGCCGGCGTCGGGTCGTCGCCGTCGTCGCAGTACGGGGTGAGGGGCGGTGCCGACGCGGGGTCGGCCGTCCTCGCGCCCACCGCCCGCGCGGCGCCGGTGACGAGGAACGGGGCGGGCAGGGCCAGTGCCGCCGCCCGCAGCACGCTCTTGCGTGTCACGCCGCCGTGGGGGCGGACATCGTCTGGCTCCCGTGCGTCGCTGGCTGCACCGTTCATGAGCGTTCCTCCTGGTGGGCAACGGGTGTCGGGGCCCGGCCGGCCCGGGAAGTCCCGGCACGTCCGGGCGGGCCGGCGCGGCCGGCGACCCGACGCTATTGACGGACGTCGGGATGCGTCGATGTGTCAGCCGGCGGAATCGTGGTGTTTTCCGCCGTGCCGGCGGAACGCGCCGGGGGAGTCGCCGGCCTCCCGGCGGAAGAACCGGCAGAAGTAGGCGGGGTCGGCGAAGCCGAGCCGCTCGGCGATCGCGGCCACGGTGAGGTCGGTCCGGGTCAGCAGGCGTTTCGCCTCCAGGACCCGGGCCCCGCGGATCAGCCGGGCCGGGGTGGCGCCGGTGGCCAGCGGGACCGCGTCGTTGAGGTGGCGCTCCGACACGCCGATGCGACGGGCGTACGCGCGGGGAGGCTGGCCGACGAGGTCCGGCTCGCCGAGCAGTTCCTCGAAGCGGCGGGCGATCGCGGCGGCGCGCTGGTTGCGGGTGCCCGGCCCGGGCGGCGGGCCGGGGGTCGGGCCCGTGGGCCGGGACCGGCGCACCTCGGTGAGCAGCAGGTGCAGGTAGGCGCGCAGGGTGCTCGCCCGGCCGGGCCCACCCCGGCGGTACTCGGCCGTCGTCCAGCGCATCAGGGTGGCGATCCGCCTCGCCTGCGTGTCGTCGCGTGGGCGCCAGGAGCGGTGTCCCGAGCGGTGCAGCGCGTCGCGGTCGGCCGGGAAGGTCAGCAGGAATTCGGCGGCGCAGAGCAGCACGTGCCCGCGTAGGTCGCGCTGGTCCTGCCAGTGGTGCACCTGGCCGGGCGTGACGACGAACAGGTGAGGCGGCCGGACGGGGTGGGCGTCGAGGTCGATGACGTGCGTGGCCCGCCCGTGGGTCACGTACACCAGCTCGTAGAAGACGTGCCGGTGCGGGAAGTCGGCGCGGGAGAGCGGGCCGATCTCCTCGAAGGACCCGACGGCGAAGGGCAGCTCGTCCGGGGCGGGCACCGCCAGGTCGTGCCGGGGCAGCGCCGGCGACGGGCCGGTCACCGGACTCGAGGAGCGGGTGGCCGGCCCGGGGGCCGTGGCGGGTCGTGAGGGGACGGTCCTGGTCCGGGGGTCGTACGGGCGCGGCGGGGACACGGGCGGCTCCGTTCGCGGTGCAGGGACGGGTGGCGATCGGTCGCGACCTGTATTGACGGCGTCGGATGTCTAACCTACGGTGAGGGCAACACAGTTAACAACATTTGTTGTTGCGTCTGTAGCGCATCGCCACCGCCCCGCCGTACGGCACTCGCGTGCCTGCTCAGGCGGGCCTGATCCGACCCTCCACATCGTTCTGACCGCGAGGAGACCCCCCATGCTCCGACGACCAGCCACCGTGGCGGCAACTACCCTGAGTGCTGCCGCTCTGGTGCTGACCATGGCCCTGGCCACCCAGGCCGGCGCCGACACCACCCCCACCCCGACCGCGCCG
Above is a genomic segment from Micromonospora sp. M71_S20 containing:
- a CDS encoding carbohydrate-binding protein, with protein sequence MTRKSVLRAAALALPAPFLVTGAARAVGARTADPASAPPLTPYCDDGDDPTPAQMEGPYFKPNSPRRSSLVEAGTVGTRLTVTGHVFGLDCRPLPDVLLDFWQADTNGGYDNIGYRLRGHQFTDASGAYRLSTIVPGLYPGRTRHIHVKAQAPNRPVLTTQLYFPGEPRNSTDTLFDPALLMTVRTANGGREASFDFVLNVTSGPTPTPTGTAPGGTWAAGTAYPAGARVTYGGGGYRCLQAHTAQPGWEPPNAPALWARD
- a CDS encoding helix-turn-helix domain-containing protein — its product is MTGPSPALPRHDLAVPAPDELPFAVGSFEEIGPLSRADFPHRHVFYELVYVTHGRATHVIDLDAHPVRPPHLFVVTPGQVHHWQDQRDLRGHVLLCAAEFLLTFPADRDALHRSGHRSWRPRDDTQARRIATLMRWTTAEYRRGGPGRASTLRAYLHLLLTEVRRSRPTGPTPGPPPGPGTRNQRAAAIARRFEELLGEPDLVGQPPRAYARRIGVSERHLNDAVPLATGATPARLIRGARVLEAKRLLTRTDLTVAAIAERLGFADPAYFCRFFRREAGDSPGAFRRHGGKHHDSAG